One Bacillus amyloliquefaciens DSM 7 = ATCC 23350 DNA window includes the following coding sequences:
- a CDS encoding helix-turn-helix domain-containing protein, with product MSLFDRVKKIADKRKIPIAELERKLGMGTNTLYRWKTQKPSIDKVQKVADYFNVSIDYLLGRTENEAIEPELTAKDEKDIQKELQKIIQGLGDKNGYAAFDGQIIDDMDDEDRELLIASLENSLRLAKRISKQKFTPKKYRK from the coding sequence ATGTCACTATTTGACAGGGTTAAGAAGATTGCAGACAAGAGAAAGATACCCATTGCAGAATTGGAACGGAAATTGGGGATGGGTACAAACACATTGTATAGATGGAAGACCCAAAAACCGTCTATAGACAAGGTGCAGAAAGTTGCTGATTATTTCAACGTCTCTATTGACTACCTACTTGGTCGGACGGAAAACGAAGCAATTGAACCGGAGCTTACAGCCAAGGATGAAAAAGATATACAAAAAGAATTGCAGAAAATCATTCAGGGCTTAGGCGATAAAAACGGGTATGCTGCGTTTGACGGTCAGATAATCGATGATATGGATGATGAAGATAGGGAGCTGCTCATTGCAAGCCTGGAGAATTCTTTACGTCTCGCCAAAAGAATCTCAAAACAAAAATTCACCCCAAAAAAATACCGTAAGTAG
- a CDS encoding ImmA/IrrE family metallo-endopeptidase yields MESIAKKVKTLTKKFETNDPFEIAKALGIEVVYEELGKTLGYYSRHFRIKVIHINQNASEKCKVFICAHELGHAVCHPDANTPFLKNHTFFSTDRIEEEANFFAINLLFSSANACITVGEAVKQYGVPKQLVLSNLAKIF; encoded by the coding sequence GTGGAGTCAATTGCAAAAAAAGTAAAAACACTTACAAAAAAATTCGAAACAAACGATCCTTTTGAAATTGCTAAGGCTCTTGGAATTGAGGTGGTTTATGAAGAGTTGGGAAAAACCCTAGGATATTACAGCCGGCATTTTAGAATTAAAGTCATCCACATTAATCAGAATGCCAGCGAGAAGTGCAAGGTGTTTATTTGTGCTCACGAATTAGGGCATGCAGTATGCCACCCCGACGCAAACACGCCTTTTTTAAAAAACCATACTTTTTTCTCAACGGATCGGATTGAGGAGGAGGCGAATTTTTTTGCGATAAATTTGTTGTTCTCCTCCGCCAATGCGTGCATAACTGTGGGAGAAGCAGTTAAGCAGTATGGGGTACCTAAACAATTAGTCTTATCTAATCTTGCTAAAATTTTTTAA
- a CDS encoding site-specific integrase → MASFRKHSNGTWEYRIRYKDKNSNRYKETSKRGFKTKKEAQLAAAQIETDIEYYGFANDGKESIREYFSKWLEVYKKPNVKPITYSLQERNVRLNILPRWGEVKLKDISRTEYQKWINELRLNYSEGTVRRIHSLMNTALNDAVHEFRILRENPVTRIKIPKETKNNKEIKFFTVDQLEKFLNQVKEPQKNSKYKHSIQYYVLFSLMARTGLRIGEALALTWNDIDFEEGTIKVSKTLVYPTNSTPYLSTPKSKAGLRIIKLDIHTIQLLKKHRINRNEVVLKYKNYKKPGADIVFYQHDGRWLRTNVVREYFKEICKRAELPILSPHALRHSHAVHLIEAKADLKFVSERLGHSSIKITADTYLHVTKKIENDALEMYLRYTNI, encoded by the coding sequence ATGGCTAGTTTCCGTAAACATTCAAACGGAACTTGGGAATACAGAATACGATATAAAGATAAAAACTCGAACAGGTACAAGGAAACGTCAAAACGAGGGTTTAAAACAAAAAAAGAAGCGCAATTAGCTGCGGCACAAATAGAGACAGACATCGAATACTATGGTTTCGCTAACGACGGAAAAGAAAGCATAAGAGAGTATTTCAGTAAATGGCTCGAAGTATATAAAAAGCCAAATGTCAAGCCTATTACTTACTCACTCCAAGAGAGGAATGTACGGCTTAACATTTTACCAAGATGGGGAGAAGTTAAGTTAAAAGATATATCTAGGACTGAATATCAGAAATGGATTAACGAACTTAGACTCAATTATAGTGAAGGCACTGTCAGGCGCATTCACAGCCTGATGAACACAGCATTAAATGACGCTGTGCACGAATTTAGGATACTGCGTGAGAACCCTGTTACACGTATCAAAATCCCGAAGGAAACTAAAAACAATAAGGAAATCAAATTTTTTACAGTAGACCAACTAGAAAAATTTCTAAATCAGGTGAAAGAACCTCAGAAAAATTCCAAATACAAACACTCAATACAGTATTATGTTTTATTTTCTCTCATGGCTCGGACCGGTTTACGAATAGGTGAAGCGCTCGCCTTAACCTGGAATGATATAGATTTTGAAGAGGGCACGATAAAAGTGAGTAAAACACTAGTCTACCCGACAAATTCCACACCCTATCTCTCAACCCCTAAATCAAAAGCTGGTTTAAGAATAATCAAACTAGATATACACACCATTCAGCTTTTAAAAAAACATCGAATCAATAGAAACGAGGTTGTGCTCAAATATAAAAATTATAAAAAACCGGGGGCTGATATTGTGTTTTATCAGCATGATGGACGATGGTTGCGCACAAATGTTGTTAGAGAATACTTCAAAGAGATATGTAAAAGAGCTGAGTTACCAATATTGTCCCCTCATGCATTAAGGCATAGCCATGCGGTACATTTAATTGAGGCCAAAGCTGATTTGAAATTTGTATCTGAAAGACTTGGGCATTCGAGCATAAAAATAACCGCAGATACGTACCTCCATGTCACTAAAAAAATTGAAAATGATGCATTAGAGATGTATCTGCGGTATACAAATATATAA
- the sufB gene encoding Fe-S cluster assembly protein SufB, which translates to MAKKMPEIGEYKYGFHDKDVSIFRSERGLTKEIVEEISRMKEEPQWMLDFRLKSLEHFYNMPMPQWGGDLNSLNFDEITYYVKPSERSERSWDEVPEEIKQTFDKLGIPEAEQKYLAGVSAQYESEVVYHNMKEDLEAQGIVFKDTDSALKENEDIFREHWAKVIPPTDNKFAALNSAVWSGGSFIYVPKGVKVETPLQAYFRINSENMGQFERTLIIVDEEASVHYVEGCTAPVYTTNSLHSAVVEIIVKKGGYCRYTTIQNWANNVYNLVTKRTVCEENATMEWVDGNIGSKLTMKYPAVILKGEGARGMTLSIALAGKGQHQDAGAKMIHLAPNTSSTIVSKSISKQGGKVTYRGIVHFGRKADGARSNIECDTLIMDNKSTSDTIPYNEILNDNISLEHEAKVSKVSEEQLFYLMSRGISEEEATEMIVMGFIEPFTKELPMEYAVEMNRLIKFEMEGSIG; encoded by the coding sequence ATGGCTAAAAAAATGCCTGAAATTGGTGAATACAAGTACGGTTTTCACGATAAGGACGTTTCCATTTTCCGTTCAGAGCGCGGATTGACAAAAGAAATCGTAGAAGAAATTTCACGTATGAAAGAAGAGCCTCAATGGATGCTTGATTTCCGCCTGAAATCTCTTGAGCATTTCTACAACATGCCGATGCCGCAGTGGGGCGGGGATTTAAACTCTTTAAACTTTGACGAGATTACGTACTACGTAAAACCGTCTGAGCGTTCAGAGCGTTCTTGGGATGAAGTGCCTGAGGAAATTAAACAGACATTCGACAAACTCGGTATTCCTGAAGCTGAGCAAAAATACCTTGCGGGTGTTTCCGCACAGTACGAATCTGAGGTTGTTTATCACAACATGAAAGAAGATCTTGAAGCGCAAGGCATTGTCTTCAAAGATACAGACAGCGCGCTGAAAGAAAATGAAGACATTTTCCGTGAGCACTGGGCGAAAGTTATTCCGCCGACTGATAACAAGTTTGCGGCGCTGAACTCAGCTGTTTGGTCCGGCGGATCTTTCATCTACGTGCCAAAAGGCGTGAAGGTTGAAACACCGCTTCAAGCTTACTTCCGCATCAACTCAGAAAACATGGGTCAGTTCGAACGTACGCTGATCATTGTTGACGAAGAAGCAAGCGTTCATTACGTAGAAGGATGTACGGCTCCTGTCTACACAACAAACTCGCTTCACAGCGCGGTTGTTGAGATCATCGTGAAAAAAGGCGGCTACTGCCGTTATACAACGATCCAAAACTGGGCGAACAACGTTTACAACCTTGTTACGAAACGTACCGTTTGTGAAGAAAACGCGACGATGGAATGGGTAGACGGAAACATCGGTTCTAAATTGACGATGAAATATCCGGCTGTCATTCTGAAAGGTGAAGGCGCGCGCGGCATGACGCTTTCTATCGCTCTTGCGGGCAAAGGACAGCATCAGGACGCAGGTGCGAAAATGATTCACCTTGCACCGAATACGTCATCCACAATCGTATCAAAATCGATTTCTAAACAGGGCGGAAAAGTAACATACCGCGGTATCGTCCACTTCGGACGGAAAGCGGACGGCGCCCGTTCAAACATCGAGTGCGATACGCTCATCATGGATAACAAATCAACTTCTGATACGATCCCTTACAATGAAATCCTGAACGACAACATTTCATTGGAGCACGAAGCGAAAGTATCAAAGGTTTCTGAGGAACAGCTTTTCTACTTGATGAGCCGCGGTATTTCTGAAGAAGAAGCGACAGAAATGATCGTTATGGGCTTCATCGAGCCGTTCACAAAAGAACTTCCGATGGAATACGCAGTTGAAATGAACCGTTTGATCAAATTCGAAATGGAAGGTAGTATCGGCTAA
- the sufU gene encoding Fe-S cluster assembly sulfur transfer protein SufU, with protein sequence MSFNANLDTLYRQVIMDHYKNPRNKGVLDDSIVVDMNNPTCGDRIRLTMKLDGDTVQEAKFEGEGCSISMASASMMTQAIKGKDIDTALSMSKIFSDMMQGKEYDDSIDLGDIEALQGVSKFPARIKCATLSWKALEKGVAGEKGGN encoded by the coding sequence ATGTCTTTTAATGCAAATTTAGATACATTGTACAGACAAGTGATCATGGATCATTACAAAAATCCGCGCAACAAAGGGGTTTTGGATGACAGCATCGTCGTCGATATGAACAACCCGACTTGCGGCGACCGGATCAGACTGACAATGAAGCTTGACGGCGATACCGTTCAGGAAGCGAAATTTGAAGGGGAAGGCTGTTCCATCTCCATGGCTTCAGCTTCCATGATGACGCAGGCGATTAAAGGAAAAGATATTGATACCGCCCTTTCCATGTCTAAGATCTTCTCAGACATGATGCAAGGGAAAGAGTATGACGACTCAATAGATCTCGGGGATATTGAAGCCCTTCAAGGCGTTTCGAAATTCCCGGCCCGGATTAAATGTGCCACCCTTTCATGGAAAGCACTTGAAAAAGGAGTCGCTGGCGAAAAAGGCGGCAATTAA